GCTCCCTGAAATTTTCAGCCATTATCTGCAAGGTGGCCGGATCGATGTGGGGTTCCTCGGCGCCGCGCAGATCGACCGGTTCGGCAACCTCAACAGCACGGTGATCGGGCCTTACGAGGCGCCGAAGACCCGGCTGCCGGGGGCGGGTGGTGCGCCCGAGATTGCGACCCATGCGAAGGAAATCCTTATCGTGATGCGGATGAGCAAACGGGGCTTTGTGGACAGCCTTGCCTTCCGCACCTCGAGCGGCCACCTTGCCGGCAATGGCGAGCGCAAGACGAAAGCCTACCCGGGCCACGGGCCGCAGGCGCTTGTCACCGATTTCGGTATCCTGCGCCCCGACGCCGAGACCGACGAACTGGTGCTGACCGAGCTGTTCGAGGGCGTGAGTGCAGCGGATGCCGTTGCCGCCTGCGGCTGGCCGCTGAAGGTGGCGGACAATCCGGGCCGCGTCGCCCCGCCCACAGAAACCGAACTTGAAACCCTGCGCGCCCTCAATGCGCGCACCAAAACGGCCCATGCGGCCAAAGTAACCCTCAGCCTGAACTGACGAGACAGATCATGAAGAATCCTCATATCAAGACAGCTCTTCCCGGCCCCAAGGCACAGGAAATGCTTGCCCGCGACAAGGCGGTTATTTCGCCCTCCTACCCGCGCGACTATCCTTTCGTGATGAGCCACGGCAAGGGCGCCGAGGTGTGGGATGTGGACGGCAACCGTTTCCTTGATTTCATGTCGGGGATTGCCGTCTGCTCCACCGGCCACGCGCACCCGAAGGTGATCGGTGCAATCCGCGAAGCATCGGAAAAGTTCCTGCATATCTCGTCGGATTACTGGCACGACTATCAGGTCCGCCTTGGCGAGACGATGAACCGCTTGGCGCCGATGGGCGAGCCTGTCCTTTCCTTCATGTGCCAGTCGGGCACCGAAGCGGTCGAAGGCGCGCTGAAGCTTGCCCGTTATGTAACGGGCCGCCCGCGTGTGCTTGCCTTCCTTGGCGCTTTCCACGGCCGCACCATGGGCAGCCTTTCCTGCACGGCTTCGAAATATACCCAGCAGAAGGGCTTCTTCCCGACCATGCCGGGCGTGACCCATGTGCCCTACCCGAACCCTTACCGCCCGCTTTTCGCTGGCGACGACCAGGGGCAGGCGGTGCTGAACTATATCGAAAACATCCTTTTCGCATCGAACGTGCCGGCGAATGAGGTGGCCGCCATCCTGATCGAGCCCGTGCAGGGCGAAGGCGGCTATATCACGCCGCCCAAGGGCTTCCTTGAAGGCCTGCGCGCGCTTTGTGACAAGCACGGCATCTTCCTGATTTTCGACGAGGTCCAGTCGGGCGTTGGCCGCACGGGCAAGATGTTCGCCGCCGAACATACCGGCGTGAAGCCCGATATCATGACGCTCGCCAAGGGGCTTGGCTCCGGCATGCCGATCGGCATGGTGGTCGCCAAAAAGCCGATCATGGAAAAGTGGGCGCGCGGGGCGCACGGCAACACCTATGGCGGCAACCCGGTTTGCTGTGCGGCGGCCCTCGCCACGCTTGAACTTGTGGAGGCCGAGTATGCCGCGAATGCAGCCAGTGTTGGTGCCTATTTCACCGAACGCCTGAAGGATCTCGCCACCCGCTTTGATGTGATCGGCGACGTGCGCGGGCCGGGCCTGATGATCGGCATGGAACTGGTGGAAGACAAGGCCAGCAAAAAGCCTGCGACAAAACTTTGCGATGCCCTCCTGACACGGGCTTTCCATAACGGCCTGTTGCTTCTATCGTGCGGGATCAGCACCGTCCGCTTCATTCCGCCCTTGATGATCTCGAAGGCCGATGTGGACGAGGCCATGACCATCATCGAGGCCAGCCTCGAGGAGGTTCTGGCCGAGAGAAATTGATCGCACGCCAGTGTGGGCAGGGAGGCCCGGATGACAATGAGGACAAAACGGTTTCAGCAGATCCTGATGATCGGCGCAGGGCTCATGATGATGACCCCGGCAACGGTCGCGCAGGACGGCGCCAAGCGCCAGCCGGTCCTCCAGAGCCTCACCCTGCCCCACAGCTATTACTGGCGGGAAATGTATCTGCCGCAGCTGACGGCAGGCCCGTCGTCGGTGGCCTTCACGCCGGATGGCAAGGCGCTTGTCTATTCGATGGGCGGCTCGCTGTGGCGGCAGGATCTGGATAGCGAAGAAGCGGTCGAGCTGACCCACGGGCCGGGCTACGACTATCAGCCTGATGTTTCGCCCGATGGCCGCTACGTTTATTTCGTGCG
The Gimibacter soli DNA segment above includes these coding regions:
- a CDS encoding CoA-transferase subunit beta, translating into MSYTLDEMMTVAASRQLKDGAVCFVGIGLPSAACVLASRTHAPNLVLIYESGTVETAPEVLPLSIGDGELAATATSVVPLPEIFSHYLQGGRIDVGFLGAAQIDRFGNLNSTVIGPYEAPKTRLPGAGGAPEIATHAKEILIVMRMSKRGFVDSLAFRTSSGHLAGNGERKTKAYPGHGPQALVTDFGILRPDAETDELVLTELFEGVSAADAVAACGWPLKVADNPGRVAPPTETELETLRALNARTKTAHAAKVTLSLN
- a CDS encoding acetyl ornithine aminotransferase family protein: MKNPHIKTALPGPKAQEMLARDKAVISPSYPRDYPFVMSHGKGAEVWDVDGNRFLDFMSGIAVCSTGHAHPKVIGAIREASEKFLHISSDYWHDYQVRLGETMNRLAPMGEPVLSFMCQSGTEAVEGALKLARYVTGRPRVLAFLGAFHGRTMGSLSCTASKYTQQKGFFPTMPGVTHVPYPNPYRPLFAGDDQGQAVLNYIENILFASNVPANEVAAILIEPVQGEGGYITPPKGFLEGLRALCDKHGIFLIFDEVQSGVGRTGKMFAAEHTGVKPDIMTLAKGLGSGMPIGMVVAKKPIMEKWARGAHGNTYGGNPVCCAAALATLELVEAEYAANAASVGAYFTERLKDLATRFDVIGDVRGPGLMIGMELVEDKASKKPATKLCDALLTRAFHNGLLLLSCGISTVRFIPPLMISKADVDEAMTIIEASLEEVLAERN